One Triplophysa rosa linkage group LG8, Trosa_1v2, whole genome shotgun sequence genomic window, AAGGTTACGTGCGTTCATGATGGAGACGGCGAGTTTGATTTAAGCACATTTTAATCTTCTAATGGATGCATAAACGTGCTTGCATGCGAAACGTTTAGCATGTAGTTTCGTGTGTTTTTCAGTAAGCAGTTTTGTATGGCTCCAACCAGAACATGATGTACAGTACAAAAATTGACTTGGGTGTGGTGTAATAGCAGCATGCAGCAGATGTTTCCCATATTTCTAAGTGACGGGTcacaccaaaatgaaaattctgtcataactcacctgtatgactttctttctactgcagaacacaaaataagatattttgaagaatgttggtaaccgaacaccaacggtacccattgacttgcattggttttgtgtccatacgatagaagtgaatgggtaccatcactgtttggttaccaacattcttcagaatatcatcttttgtgttctgcagaagaaagaaagtcatggaggtttgaaaatgacaagagggtgagaaaataatgacagaattttcatttttgggtgaaccatctgGTGTACTGTGTGAGCAGTAAAGTTCTTTTGAGCTAATATGCAAGTAGTCATCATTAAGAAGTTATTTGGGTTCGCAAAGTCAAATGCAGAAGAACATGTGACCATCTATCAAAGCTTCATTAtagatttaaacattttctagCACATCTTATGTCTGTCTATTGTACATATCTTAAAGCAAATTTCATAGTTTTTTGCGTTCACTGCTTGATTTCTAAACTTGACCTGTTTCCGTAGGTGGTTCGAGCACGTTTGGAGGAGCGAGGCATCACCGTTCGGGACGTGAGGTTGAACGGCTCAGCTGCCAGTCACGTTCTGCACCAGGACACTGGGCTTGGGTACAAGGATTTGGACCTGATATTTGGAGTTTCACTGTCTGACGATCAAGCCTTCCGCGTGGTTAAAGACGTGGTTCTCGACAGCCTGCTGGACTTCCTACCAGAAGGTGTCAGCAAGGAGAGGATCTCACCACTTACTTTGAAAGAGGCCTACGTGCAAAAGCTGGTGAAGGTCTGCAACGACACGGACCGCTGGAGTCTCATCTCACTCTCCAACAACACCGGGAAGAACGTGGAGCTCAAGTTCGTGGACTCTCTGAGGCGCCAGTTCGAGTTCAGCGTAGACTCTTTTCAGATCGTTTTGGACTCTCTGCTTCTGTTTGACCGTTGTTCAGAGACACCCATGTCCGAGTGCTTCCACCCGACGGTGTTGGGAGAAAGCATGTACGGGGACTTCGAAGAAGCTCTCGGCCATATGTGCAACAAGATCATCGCCACGCGAAACCCGGAGGAGATCCGTGGAGGCGGACTTTTAAAATATTGCCACCTGCTGGTGCGAGGGTTTCAGGCCACCTCCGAATCGGAGATGAAATTGCTCCAGCGGTACATGTGCTCTCGGTTCTTCATTGACTTTCCAGACATAGTCGAACAGCAGAGAAAGCTGGAGGCTTATCTGCAGAATCACTTTGCCGGAATGGAACACAAACGTTAAGACTGTCTGGTCACGTTGCACCACGTGGTCAACGAAAGTACGGTGTGCTTAATGGGACACGAAAGGCGGCAAACGTTGAATCTTATCTCGATGCTAGCGCTTAGGGTGCTGGCTGAACAAAACGCCATCCCTACGGTCACCAACGTCACGTGCTATTACCAGCCGGCCCCTTACGTGCGAGACATCAACTTCAGTAACTACTACATAGCTCGTGTGCAGCCGCTGGTGCACACCTGCAGTAATTCCTACCCAACGTGGCTGCCCTGTAACTGACCCAGAGATCCTCTGTTAGAGAGAGATACACATCAACTTCCCATGTGGTGAAGTCGATATGCAAGCAAGTGAATACCATCGGGCGCCACTAGGCTTTCTGGGCCCCCGGCTAATTTGTACTTGGGCCCCAAGGTCCCACCCCTAaattgtcttattttgtgctggGCCCCTGTGTGACCACGGCCCTTAGAATCATCTTAATCCTCCCCCTTTCATGGCGCCCATGAATACCATACATGAAGTcaatgtttaaaaaactttttggTACAGAAGTTTTTGAAACGATGGCGAAATTTCTAAATGTGACGTGTATTGAATGACTGTTCACTGCTGTATGTCTGATTTGAGCCGATCCTTACAATCGTAACTTGTGTTGCAAAGCGTATAAGGGTTTTTCAATCTCTTTTCACATGTAGCAGAAATATTGTCTTGGGATTGAACGTTTTCTTTTCTTAAATGCATCATAGCTTCGGTCAAAGGCTCAGTGGATGTGAAAATGGGAAGAGAAGAATGCGTTCTGGGGGAAAGTCGTTGTGaacctaaatatgtattctcttttttttgccaGACTGTGGTTTCAATCAACCTCTGTTTTGCTTCTTGGTTGTTTAAAGGAccaaagatattttatttttgtcattcagAAAGGAATGTTTGCTGTTGTAATTCCAAGTGCCTAAAAACATTGTACAAAAAATTGAGACCTGTGTTCTCTACgcaagatttttttctgtctcctAGTTGATTGTAAATCTCTATTTTCAGGGATGGAGGCATATGTATTTCCATGTGattaaaaaaagcacaaaactcATCTCTCTGGACCTCTTTTACATCATAAAGCGGTTGCCATCTAATTTAAGCAAGCATGTTcataaaagaataaatattgatatttaaaccTAGTTATATATTCATAGGCCTTTGTGTGCCTGTGGAAATGCAATTGGAAAGGTTTTCTATAACTGAGTGTTTATGAAATGGAGTGGTGTTGATGTGGCCTGAATATGCGCAGACACTTAATCTAAGGAAATGGATCCATTACAGTTCCAGGTCATGAACCATAAGGATCCTTTCTAAAGCACAATGGCCCCTCTTTTTAGTGTGACACTAAAGGTAACAGACAAAAGCTTTTTTGTCAACCCACCCATGCTGCCCCTGGAGACTGAATCATATTTCTTTGAATAATCCCATATACATGactttgtttttgtaaacatcAGCTATCTTGCATCGCAAAACAGGGTGTTCGAGCTAGAGACATAAAAAAATTTATGTTGAAGATTATTAAAATACTGTAgatttaaactatttttttttaacaacaataGGTTCACATGGATTTGCTAATTGAACAAGTTGCAGTTCGATTCACTACTACATTTTGGTTTATAATAGTTTAACAATCTTTTCCTTCAAAATATTTCTTTccaactcttaaaaataaaggggcTTGAAAGGTTCTTcccagtgatgccatagaagaaccatttttggttccacaaataACCATTCAGTAAAAGGACCATCTCTTTAAAATCTGAATAACCTTTTATCgacacaaagaaccttttgtgaaacagaaaggttctttggatgttaaaggttcgtAATGggaccatttagacaaaaaaggctGCTCTACGGCATCGTGAAACACCTGTATTTCTAAGAGCGTCCGTGTATTAGGATAAATAactatcattttttgttctgtttaaaacaaaatgagatattttgaataatttttattttttctactatggcagtcaacgATGCCCCATAAAAGccagttgctgacattcttcaaaatactttTCCTTGTGTTCAAAGAAATGAACTTACTGAACAACTAAATGAAatgaacaactagagagtgagttattaatgaaaacattttcgtttttaggtgaactatgccttttaATCTTGGTTCGTCAAAAAAACGCACTTGCAGACATGAGTGACGAACAGCCAAATTAAAAAGTTGGTCCAGTTTTGAACACGTCCCAGTTTTCGTTTACTTTAAATTACCCTGTAAAGTTACATTGCAGTTCAGTTCGGTGTGTTTTAGTTATTCTCTTTTGGTCTCGAATTAGATGAGATTTTTGTCCAGGTAATTAAAACACCGGGAGAAAAGTTAGAGTTATGTTGTCTAGAGTCTTGGTAATAGCACGTGGCTTATCCAAAGGAGACAATGGTCTGAATACTTTGGCGCTCAGTGGAAACCTAAGGGTTGTTGTACAACAACAAATTTTCTATCACATAATTGAACacattgtaaatatatttagctTTTCTTTAAAACCAAGAgtgaaaaaaacatcaaactatacttttatttcacaaaaacatgtttgacaTTTTTCATCGTGACAACTCGCGAAAGTGGTGTCTCAGGTTTGACGTTGGTTTGTGAGCATTGACCTTATTAGTTTCAAGAAGATGCGATTATGAAACTGGCCGGTGAGAACTGGGAACCCTATAGCTGACCATAGCTCATCCAAAGCAGTTTACAGTTCATGCATTCCATGGAAACTGAATCCTTGAACTTGGTCTTGGTAGCCCCACGCTTTATCATGCTGTAGTTGTTTATGCAAAGAGCTCTCTGTCTCACTCGATATTTAAGCTGTGACCAGTGTCTTGACAGCATGGATATATTATAGTCCCACAGAAGAGGCGTAAATCATTTTCTTACGGAGCCTTTTATTTGGTTTTCGTAAAACTCTG contains:
- the tent5ba gene encoding terminal nucleotidyltransferase 5ba, with the protein product MSSGDVSEQCRRFCVLSWEQVQRLDSILGETVPVHGRGNFPTLSVQPRQIVQVVRARLEERGITVRDVRLNGSAASHVLHQDTGLGYKDLDLIFGVSLSDDQAFRVVKDVVLDSLLDFLPEGVSKERISPLTLKEAYVQKLVKVCNDTDRWSLISLSNNTGKNVELKFVDSLRRQFEFSVDSFQIVLDSLLLFDRCSETPMSECFHPTVLGESMYGDFEEALGHMCNKIIATRNPEEIRGGGLLKYCHLLVRGFQATSESEMKLLQRYMCSRFFIDFPDIVEQQRKLEAYLQNHFAGMEHKR